One genomic segment of Candidatus Limnocylindrales bacterium includes these proteins:
- a CDS encoding glycerate kinase: MKIPSRLRENALAIFKAGLQAADPLEAIHRHVKRMGLKLQVGEKVYNLSDYERMYVIGGGKAGASMARAVEDLLKGRITAGLVNVKYGHLADLEVIRLNEAGHPIPDEAGVRGTQEIVDLARQAGDKDLVICLISGGGSALLPLPVPGITLEEKQTVTKLLLACGATINEINALRKHISQIKGGQLARIVMPATLISLILSDVIGDPLDVIASGPTVPDESTFQDCWRILEKYQLVDRVPHSVLNHIRGGLSGRIAETPKPGDPAFAKTQNLIVGSNFLAVKAAAQKAKELGYNTLILSSFVEGETREVAKVHTAIVKEILNSGNPIPPPACIISGGETTVTLKGEGLGGRNQEFVLAAALDIAGLKDVVVLSAGTDGTDGPTDAAGAIADGSTVQRAKELKLDPFKYLQENDSYHFFQPLGDLILTGPTNTNVMDLRIMLVGT; encoded by the coding sequence ATGAAGATCCCATCACGCTTACGAGAAAATGCCCTGGCTATTTTTAAGGCAGGACTTCAAGCTGCAGACCCTTTAGAAGCTATTCATCGCCATGTCAAACGGATGGGCCTTAAGCTTCAGGTGGGCGAAAAGGTTTACAATCTTTCAGATTACGAGAGGATGTATGTAATCGGAGGAGGAAAAGCCGGAGCTTCCATGGCCCGAGCCGTTGAAGATCTTCTAAAAGGTCGAATTACGGCCGGGCTTGTCAACGTGAAGTATGGGCATTTAGCCGATCTGGAGGTTATTCGGCTCAATGAAGCAGGTCATCCTATTCCCGATGAGGCAGGGGTTCGAGGCACTCAGGAAATTGTGGATCTGGCGCGTCAGGCCGGAGACAAAGACCTGGTCATTTGCCTCATTTCTGGAGGTGGCTCGGCCCTTCTTCCTCTTCCTGTTCCGGGGATCACCCTGGAGGAAAAGCAAACGGTCACCAAACTTCTATTAGCCTGTGGAGCTACCATCAATGAGATAAACGCACTGCGAAAGCATATCTCTCAAATTAAAGGAGGTCAACTGGCCCGAATCGTTATGCCGGCAACCCTTATCAGTCTGATTCTCTCCGATGTCATCGGAGATCCTCTCGACGTCATCGCCTCAGGACCCACCGTACCCGATGAAAGTACCTTCCAAGATTGCTGGCGAATTCTTGAGAAGTATCAATTGGTGGATCGGGTCCCTCACTCTGTTCTTAACCATATTCGTGGAGGTTTATCCGGTCGGATTGCGGAGACCCCTAAACCCGGTGATCCTGCCTTTGCTAAAACTCAGAACCTCATTGTCGGTAGCAATTTCCTGGCCGTTAAAGCAGCCGCCCAAAAAGCTAAAGAACTGGGTTATAACACCCTGATTCTCTCCTCCTTTGTGGAAGGAGAGACCCGGGAAGTAGCTAAAGTTCATACGGCAATCGTCAAAGAGATTTTAAACTCCGGTAACCCTATTCCTCCTCCCGCCTGTATCATCTCGGGAGGGGAAACTACCGTGACCCTCAAAGGAGAAGGATTGGGTGGAAGAAATCAGGAGTTTGTGCTGGCTGCCGCTTTAGATATAGCCGGTTTAAAAGACGTGGTAGTACTGAGTGCTGGAACCGATGGAACCGATGGCCCCACCGATGCAGCCGGTGCTATCGCCGATGGATCTACCGTGCAGCGAGCCAAAGAGTTAAAGCTGGATCCTTTTAAATACCTCCAGGAAAATGATTCCTATCACTTTTTTCAACCCCTTGGGGATTTGATCCTTACAGGACCTACCAATACCAACGTGATGGATTTACGAATCATGCTGGTAGGTACTTAG
- a CDS encoding GTPase: MQSKLKDHLKDLVNDLERFVNELDFIRPDPAVLELFRKKVRSIQEKLNALDEPLFIALIGGTGVGKSALINALAGKVISKSSAKRGFTDHKVFFCHQKRIDQILKYPFFHPGRDEISSHKEFSLEEVVLVDLPDIDSDEPSHPQQVNEMIPHADIVIWMVDHEKYNDEVLHEKYLSVLANYQKSFIFVFNRIDELLENKPNRKQARESLERIVDHFLEVLKEEGYPNLPRNRIFRISAKRALQSKQGEAKDFSENEFGQLEKLIRDQVTLKQMGQIKFLEDIHSLFLDLKTLLHFEKGWEMIQKCRYLLTEASLKPSDRPQTSSPDRAGMGSLASIPKIVEDRVVDPLFTRDFRRTLEDVFMNRIDLLMGGPLGFMISFKFRLFSPFYLLRQITSDFKGYLQEFAATFSGQGQEKDFQDVSVYLDKWEALMDLGAIYHRLNTLLRDIKKEWESVFSESGSRGVGGYGSVGTGEYGRMGATSHTSTHPYTCTPIHPPNRDQIKKLLETEKEKLKASLKESYTQLSGWEKWRSRQHLFPLLATLAAVGIPALSYISRISLYEIHLDEILLHIQSLIFSLISVPLLSYFIEALVLKRRIRHLIRREQDKLREQVQKDILKSLEDHILRPVEILLTKYETTLQRLESLEKTFQEIRFKIST, translated from the coding sequence ATGCAAAGTAAACTCAAAGACCATCTCAAGGACCTGGTCAACGATCTAGAAAGGTTCGTAAATGAACTGGACTTTATCCGGCCGGATCCTGCCGTTTTGGAACTATTTCGAAAGAAGGTCCGGTCTATTCAAGAGAAGCTGAACGCTCTGGACGAGCCTTTATTTATAGCCCTCATTGGAGGGACCGGGGTTGGCAAATCTGCTTTAATCAATGCCCTTGCCGGGAAAGTTATTTCTAAAAGTTCCGCGAAGCGAGGATTCACGGATCATAAAGTCTTTTTCTGCCATCAGAAACGGATCGATCAGATTTTAAAGTATCCCTTCTTTCATCCTGGCCGGGATGAGATCTCTTCCCACAAAGAATTCTCCCTGGAAGAGGTAGTTCTGGTAGATCTACCGGACATTGATAGCGACGAACCTTCACATCCTCAACAAGTCAATGAAATGATTCCCCATGCCGACATCGTTATCTGGATGGTGGATCATGAAAAGTATAACGATGAGGTCCTCCATGAAAAGTACTTATCGGTTTTAGCCAATTATCAAAAGAGCTTTATTTTTGTTTTTAATCGAATCGATGAGCTCCTGGAAAATAAACCGAATCGCAAACAGGCCCGAGAAAGTTTAGAAAGGATTGTGGATCATTTCCTGGAAGTTTTGAAAGAAGAAGGCTATCCCAACCTACCCCGAAATCGGATATTCCGGATTTCTGCAAAGCGAGCTCTCCAGAGTAAACAAGGAGAAGCAAAGGATTTTAGCGAAAATGAATTCGGTCAACTCGAAAAGTTGATTCGGGATCAGGTCACTTTGAAGCAGATGGGTCAGATAAAGTTTTTAGAGGATATTCATTCCCTTTTCCTCGACTTAAAAACCCTGCTTCATTTTGAAAAGGGATGGGAAATGATCCAGAAATGTCGATACTTATTAACCGAGGCAAGTCTAAAACCCTCCGACAGGCCCCAAACAAGTTCCCCTGACCGGGCTGGGATGGGTTCTCTGGCCAGTATCCCTAAAATTGTAGAGGATCGGGTCGTAGATCCATTATTTACTCGAGATTTTAGGAGAACCCTGGAGGATGTTTTCATGAATCGCATCGATCTCCTCATGGGAGGTCCTCTGGGGTTCATGATCAGTTTTAAATTTCGGTTATTTTCCCCTTTTTATCTCCTACGCCAGATAACCTCCGACTTTAAAGGCTATTTACAAGAATTTGCAGCTACATTTTCCGGACAGGGTCAGGAAAAAGATTTTCAAGATGTCTCTGTTTATTTAGATAAATGGGAGGCCTTGATGGATTTAGGTGCAATTTATCATCGCCTGAATACCCTTCTGCGGGATATTAAAAAAGAATGGGAGAGCGTATTCTCAGAAAGTGGGAGTAGGGGAGTAGGGGGATACGGGAGTGTAGGAACAGGGGAATATGGACGTATGGGAGCGACTTCCCATACGTCCACCCACCCTTATACCTGTACACCTATCCATCCTCCTAACCGGGATCAAATCAAAAAACTTTTAGAGACCGAAAAAGAAAAATTAAAAGCCTCCTTAAAAGAAAGCTATACCCAACTATCCGGATGGGAGAAATGGAGATCTCGACAACACCTGTTTCCTCTGCTGGCTACCCTGGCTGCCGTCGGGATTCCGGCTTTATCCTATATCAGTCGAATCTCCCTTTATGAAATCCATTTAGACGAGATCCTTCTCCACATTCAATCTCTGATTTTTTCTTTAATTTCAGTTCCTCTGCTCAGCTACTTTATAGAAGCTTTGGTCCTAAAACGGAGAATTCGCCATTTGATTCGAAGGGAGCAAGATAAACTTAGAGAACAGGTTCAGAAGGATATTCTCAAATCTTTAGAGGATCATATCCTCCGACCGGTTGAAATACTCCTCACAAAATATGAGACCACCCTCCAGCGGTTAGAGAGCCTTGAAAAAACCTTTCAAGAGATTCGATTCAAGATTTCTACCTGA
- a CDS encoding dynamin family protein, whose product MNTFKSPSIELEEQRQGILELLHQIIEDLTRVYFLPGYPDYLKKMEELSEIRSRDLEGVTSILSNFNMPFIIAFAGGSSCGKSTLFNTLAGEIASLVSLLRPTTSIPVLYHHPSQTAYFNRKDFLEPYEKIVSQQVMLQVFENRVTRSSRDKQKSLPRKIILYPSQRPDYPEDFALLDTPDVDTTEAQNKEVAHDLFHIASLILFIFSTEKYADNRLWEDVQYLQSLGKPVVFVLNKLTPEHKAEGLIEDFKEHLREKGRIPKMDPTGSRSRIQGSPLEERIFYIDREQPQTENYPLQLSQKVRDEFYEFFNTFLNPAEKRKFKFQLVSRSLDHLIERLEALLAHLQEQQRELLSLESQIEKDFRLTTEAMINEIKLVGGLNNRAVINLIRENLASLIGSLNVALLKGVKTVWEWFKSIFGKEEKTLQRSRDAIEHFIEGDFDKKFNILMSHLGDVEDHVQRLIKESCIGSSLEGAGESGNVGVCRSGNTDTIFPTSPPPLLPHSHPLKPPHASDSIYTLYNQEVTQFKKWLEGEVHSKIQALREVGSVWINLMDSVILILILLLFIYIGAKGGTITGEEAAAAAGISWVWDWLVTKFWGKEELERFMVAGGERYLDIFKNVVNKRKERYIRFIQEYQKDLENINRLAAHVSLLKTKAVPFIQRLEAEKD is encoded by the coding sequence ATGAATACTTTTAAATCACCCAGTATAGAACTTGAAGAACAGAGACAGGGAATCCTTGAGCTTCTCCATCAAATCATCGAGGATCTCACCAGGGTTTACTTTCTGCCCGGTTATCCAGATTATTTAAAAAAAATGGAGGAGTTATCGGAAATTCGTTCTCGGGATCTGGAAGGTGTGACCTCTATTTTAAGTAACTTTAACATGCCCTTTATCATCGCCTTTGCCGGAGGCTCGAGTTGCGGGAAATCGACGCTGTTTAACACCCTTGCAGGCGAGATCGCAAGTTTGGTCAGCCTTTTAAGACCGACTACTTCGATCCCGGTCCTCTACCACCATCCTTCCCAAACGGCTTATTTTAATCGAAAAGATTTCCTGGAACCGTACGAGAAGATCGTGTCTCAACAGGTCATGTTGCAAGTATTTGAAAATCGGGTCACAAGGTCTTCCAGGGACAAACAAAAATCTCTTCCTAGAAAAATTATCCTGTATCCCTCCCAACGGCCTGACTACCCAGAAGATTTTGCTCTACTGGATACCCCCGATGTGGATACCACCGAGGCTCAAAACAAGGAGGTTGCCCATGACCTGTTCCATATCGCAAGCTTAATCCTGTTTATATTCAGCACAGAAAAGTATGCCGATAACCGCCTCTGGGAGGATGTCCAGTACCTCCAAAGCCTGGGAAAACCTGTCGTCTTTGTCCTTAATAAGCTTACTCCCGAGCATAAAGCCGAGGGACTTATAGAAGATTTCAAGGAACACTTACGGGAAAAGGGAAGGATTCCAAAGATGGACCCTACCGGCTCCCGTTCAAGAATCCAGGGATCCCCTTTAGAAGAAAGGATTTTCTATATAGATCGGGAACAACCCCAAACGGAGAATTATCCTCTACAGCTTTCTCAAAAAGTTAGAGATGAGTTTTACGAATTTTTTAACACTTTTCTGAATCCGGCAGAGAAAAGGAAGTTTAAGTTTCAACTCGTCTCCAGATCCCTGGATCATCTGATTGAGCGGTTAGAAGCCCTGCTTGCCCACCTCCAGGAACAGCAACGGGAACTTCTTAGCCTGGAAAGTCAAATTGAAAAAGATTTTCGCCTTACTACCGAAGCAATGATCAATGAAATTAAACTCGTGGGAGGGCTTAATAACCGTGCGGTTATCAATTTGATTCGAGAAAACCTGGCGAGTCTCATCGGATCCCTGAATGTAGCTCTTTTAAAGGGAGTTAAGACGGTTTGGGAATGGTTTAAGAGCATCTTCGGTAAGGAAGAAAAGACCCTCCAAAGAAGTCGAGATGCCATCGAGCATTTTATCGAGGGGGATTTTGATAAGAAATTCAATATTCTGATGAGCCACCTGGGAGATGTGGAAGACCATGTACAGCGATTGATTAAAGAAAGCTGTATTGGATCCAGTCTGGAAGGAGCAGGGGAGTCTGGAAATGTAGGAGTCTGTAGGTCTGGGAATACAGACACTATTTTCCCCACCTCCCCACCCCCTCTACTTCCACACTCCCATCCTCTCAAACCCCCTCACGCTTCGGACTCAATCTATACCTTGTATAACCAGGAAGTCACCCAATTTAAGAAGTGGTTGGAAGGGGAGGTGCACTCCAAAATACAAGCCCTTCGGGAAGTTGGCTCTGTGTGGATCAATTTGATGGATAGTGTCATTTTAATACTTATTTTACTTCTCTTCATTTATATTGGAGCCAAGGGGGGAACCATCACCGGTGAAGAAGCCGCCGCTGCAGCCGGAATTTCTTGGGTATGGGATTGGCTGGTTACTAAATTTTGGGGAAAAGAAGAACTGGAACGGTTTATGGTTGCCGGAGGGGAAAGATACTTAGATATTTTCAAAAATGTAGTAAACAAACGAAAAGAACGCTATATAAGGTTTATCCAAGAGTATCAAAAAGATTTAGAAAACATCAATCGTTTGGCAGCTCATGTAAGCCTCCTTAAAACAAAGGCCGTACCCTTTATACAACGGCTGGAGGCCGAAAAGGATTAG
- a CDS encoding proline--tRNA ligase: MRWSRYFLPTLREVPAEAEVISHQLMVRAGMIRKLAAGVYSYLPFGLRALKKVREIIREEMNRKGALEVYLPVVQPAEIWQESGRWQLYGKELLRFKDRHDRDFCLGPTHEEVITDIVRKEVKSYRQLPLNLYQIQTKFRDEVRPRFGLMRGREFEMKDAYSFDKDEEGANKSYQDMYDAYCRIFERCDLNFRAVEADTGPIGGSYSHEFMVLADTGEDIVVGCDTCSYAANMEKAEVRRESRETQGVEMKELEKIYTPQVKTIQDLTTFLSAKPDQMVKTLIFQVDGRPVAVLVRGDHEINPVKLKNLLGADVVEMADEETVRRVSGAPIGFAGPVGLKGIEIIADFAVQGMSNFITGANEADRHLKNVNLNRDFKVDRFADIRQAMEGDLCPRCETGRLKITRGIEVGHVFKLGTKYSKAMGATFLDADGKEKYIIMGCYGIGVGRTVAAAIEQNHDENGIIWPFPIAPFHVLILPVNMTDSRMVETAEKIYQELLAEGIEVLLDDRDERPGAKFKDADLIGIPLRVTVGNLVASEGKVEIKFRKTGEVEKVPVTEVTQRIKAILSAQLK; this comes from the coding sequence ATGCGTTGGTCAAGGTATTTTTTACCTACTTTAAGGGAGGTGCCAGCAGAAGCCGAAGTCATCAGTCACCAATTGATGGTAAGGGCGGGAATGATTAGAAAATTAGCGGCGGGGGTCTATTCCTATCTTCCCTTTGGATTGAGGGCTTTAAAAAAAGTTAGGGAGATTATTCGGGAGGAAATGAACCGGAAGGGAGCGCTGGAGGTTTATCTTCCCGTAGTTCAGCCTGCAGAGATCTGGCAGGAATCGGGTCGATGGCAGCTTTATGGTAAAGAACTGTTACGGTTTAAAGACCGACATGATCGGGATTTTTGTCTGGGTCCCACCCATGAAGAAGTGATCACCGATATTGTACGTAAAGAGGTTAAATCTTATCGCCAGCTTCCCCTTAACCTTTACCAGATCCAGACAAAGTTTCGAGACGAGGTTCGGCCCCGGTTTGGGCTTATGCGGGGTCGAGAGTTCGAGATGAAGGATGCTTACAGTTTTGATAAAGATGAAGAGGGGGCCAACAAGAGCTACCAGGATATGTACGATGCTTATTGCAGGATTTTTGAGAGGTGTGATCTCAATTTCCGGGCTGTGGAAGCCGATACAGGTCCGATAGGAGGTTCCTATTCCCATGAGTTTATGGTGTTGGCCGATACCGGGGAAGATATTGTGGTGGGTTGTGATACCTGTAGCTATGCGGCGAATATGGAGAAAGCCGAAGTTCGACGGGAATCCAGGGAAACCCAAGGGGTTGAAATGAAGGAATTGGAAAAAATTTATACCCCCCAGGTTAAGACGATCCAGGATCTGACCACTTTTCTGTCTGCTAAACCGGATCAAATGGTTAAAACTTTGATATTTCAAGTCGATGGGCGACCGGTAGCAGTTTTGGTTCGTGGAGATCATGAAATTAACCCGGTAAAACTTAAAAATCTTCTGGGAGCCGATGTGGTGGAAATGGCCGATGAGGAAACCGTTCGAAGAGTTAGCGGTGCTCCGATAGGATTTGCAGGTCCTGTAGGACTCAAGGGTATCGAAATTATAGCAGATTTTGCCGTTCAAGGAATGTCAAATTTCATTACCGGAGCCAATGAAGCGGATAGACATCTAAAGAACGTTAACCTGAATCGGGATTTTAAAGTAGATCGGTTTGCAGATATTCGTCAGGCGATGGAGGGGGATCTTTGTCCACGGTGCGAAACCGGAAGACTAAAAATTACCCGGGGTATAGAAGTCGGTCATGTATTCAAGTTGGGAACCAAGTATAGTAAAGCCATGGGAGCTACTTTCCTGGATGCCGATGGAAAGGAAAAATACATTATCATGGGTTGTTATGGAATCGGGGTTGGAAGAACTGTAGCGGCTGCCATCGAACAAAATCATGATGAAAACGGAATTATCTGGCCTTTCCCCATCGCACCTTTTCATGTCCTGATTTTACCCGTTAACATGACAGACTCTCGTATGGTGGAAACAGCCGAAAAAATTTATCAAGAGCTTCTTGCAGAGGGGATCGAAGTACTTCTCGATGATCGGGATGAAAGGCCCGGGGCTAAGTTTAAAGATGCTGACCTTATTGGAATTCCTTTGAGGGTTACGGTGGGTAACCTGGTCGCATCGGAAGGAAAGGTTGAAATTAAATTCCGTAAAACTGGAGAAGTTGAAAAAGTTCCTGTCACTGAAGTAACACAACGGATTAAAGCGATTCTTTCTGCTCAGCTAAAATAG
- a CDS encoding patatin-like phospholipase family protein: protein MSLLKRRVKIGLALGGGVARSIAHVGIFKVLEREKIPIDCMAGCSGGSLAGALYASGVSVEDLERIASTLTWKHIANLALPNRGFISNKRMLRFLEKNCPKSRFEDLRIPFSVVATDLMTGEEVIFDRGELFPAIQASCSIPAIFRPVKIQGRHYIDGGFVSQIPVRAVRKMGADLVIACDVNYNEIRNGEPTNLVTLIFHLLSTVSRKNALESRQQADIVISVDVHGIGLSELHRGKEIIARGEEATLQILPILKQEISKRESLVSHTLSKLCHL from the coding sequence ATGAGCTTGCTGAAACGAAGGGTTAAAATTGGCCTCGCACTGGGTGGGGGTGTTGCACGTTCTATTGCCCATGTAGGCATCTTTAAAGTTTTAGAAAGAGAGAAAATTCCCATTGATTGTATGGCCGGTTGTAGTGGCGGAAGTTTAGCGGGTGCTCTCTATGCCTCTGGGGTCAGTGTCGAAGATCTAGAACGTATAGCTTCCACCCTCACCTGGAAACACATCGCCAATCTGGCACTTCCCAATCGGGGTTTTATTTCTAATAAAAGGATGCTCCGATTTTTGGAAAAAAATTGTCCCAAGAGCCGATTTGAAGATTTACGTATTCCCTTCAGTGTAGTGGCTACGGATCTCATGACAGGAGAGGAAGTTATCTTTGATCGAGGTGAACTGTTTCCGGCCATCCAGGCAAGTTGTAGTATTCCGGCCATTTTTAGACCGGTTAAGATCCAGGGTCGTCATTACATCGATGGGGGTTTTGTCAGCCAGATTCCGGTCCGGGCTGTTAGAAAAATGGGAGCCGATCTGGTAATTGCCTGCGATGTCAATTATAACGAGATCCGTAATGGAGAACCTACCAATCTCGTAACCCTTATTTTTCACCTTCTTTCTACCGTATCCCGGAAAAATGCCCTGGAATCCAGACAACAGGCGGATATTGTAATTTCGGTTGACGTCCATGGTATCGGATTATCCGAGCTCCACCGGGGTAAGGAGATTATTGCCCGGGGAGAAGAGGCAACACTCCAAATTCTTCCTATCCTGAAACAGGAAATCAGTAAACGAGAAAGTTTAGTTTCCCATACTTTAAGTAAATTATGTCATCTCTGA
- the hpt gene encoding hypoxanthine phosphoribosyltransferase — protein sequence MLSNDIQEILVSTDQIQRRVKELGEAISRDYRDKEPILISILKGAVFFLADLARAISIHISLDFMAISSYGDSQKTSGVVRILKDLDETITGREILIVEDIIDTGLTLRYLLNNLEARKPASLKICTLLDKPFRRIVKLPIAYQGFEIPDKFVVGYGLDYKQRYRNLPFIGVLKPELLEDR from the coding sequence ATGCTATCCAACGATATTCAAGAAATTCTTGTATCTACAGATCAAATTCAACGTCGTGTTAAAGAACTGGGCGAAGCCATTTCCCGGGATTACCGGGATAAAGAACCTATCCTGATAAGTATTTTAAAAGGCGCGGTGTTTTTTCTGGCTGATTTGGCCCGGGCCATCTCTATTCATATCTCCCTGGATTTCATGGCCATTTCCAGCTATGGAGATTCTCAAAAAACCTCCGGAGTGGTTCGTATATTAAAAGATTTGGATGAAACGATCACCGGACGCGAGATTCTTATCGTTGAAGATATTATCGATACCGGTCTGACTTTAAGGTATCTCCTCAACAATCTGGAGGCCAGAAAACCGGCCAGTTTAAAAATCTGTACCCTTTTAGATAAGCCATTTCGAAGAATCGTAAAACTTCCTATTGCGTATCAAGGTTTTGAAATTCCGGATAAATTTGTTGTGGGTTATGGATTGGATTATAAACAGAGGTATCGCAATCTTCCTTTTATTGGTGTATTAAAGCCTGAGCTCCTTGAGGATCGTTAG
- a CDS encoding cytidylate kinase family protein gives MAIITISRLLASGGEDIANRLAKELGFTLIDQGFLREQFRSYEVPGLHLDEIDEKIPEGIQKADDQRRLYIDLVRTIIADMALERDIIVLGRGGTFLFKGFSSALHIKILASWESRIKRLCERLNVDEARAASLLEESDRHRREYIRYLYGEDWMDFKFYDLILNTDSWTQESAVKLILQATELKEIRFKKKETSEELEKLRFNSKLHLAKFLTGKKPSHRKTVFANPSEEEFARLLDFYQIRWEYEPKTFPLSWDEQGNVVTAFTPDFYLPDLDLYIELTTMKQQLVTRKNRKIRKLRELYPHINIKIFYEKDYQQLFYKYGLSRGVKKEEGPK, from the coding sequence ATGGCCATTATCACTATTTCTCGATTACTGGCCAGTGGTGGGGAAGATATTGCCAATCGGTTAGCCAAAGAGTTAGGCTTTACTTTGATTGATCAAGGGTTTCTCCGCGAGCAATTCCGGAGTTACGAAGTTCCCGGCCTCCATCTGGATGAGATCGATGAAAAAATTCCGGAAGGAATTCAGAAGGCTGACGATCAGAGAAGACTGTATATAGATTTGGTTCGAACTATTATTGCAGACATGGCCCTGGAAAGGGACATCATCGTTCTGGGTCGGGGTGGAACTTTTCTCTTCAAAGGCTTTTCCAGTGCCCTTCATATCAAAATCCTGGCATCCTGGGAAAGTCGAATAAAACGGCTTTGTGAAAGACTTAATGTGGATGAAGCCAGGGCGGCTTCTCTACTGGAAGAAAGTGATCGTCACCGTCGGGAATATATCCGATACCTGTACGGAGAGGATTGGATGGACTTCAAATTCTATGATTTAATCCTCAATACAGATAGCTGGACGCAGGAAAGTGCAGTTAAATTGATCCTTCAAGCTACCGAGCTGAAGGAAATTAGATTTAAAAAGAAGGAAACCTCGGAGGAATTGGAAAAATTAAGATTTAACAGCAAATTACATCTGGCTAAATTTCTAACCGGAAAAAAACCTTCCCATCGTAAAACGGTTTTTGCAAATCCCAGTGAAGAGGAATTTGCAAGGCTTTTGGATTTTTATCAAATTCGATGGGAGTATGAACCCAAAACCTTCCCTCTGTCGTGGGATGAGCAAGGAAACGTGGTTACAGCCTTTACTCCGGATTTTTATTTACCCGATCTGGATCTTTATATTGAATTAACCACCATGAAGCAACAACTGGTTACCCGAAAGAATCGAAAAATCAGGAAACTTCGAGAGTTATATCCCCATATCAACATTAAGATTTTTTATGAAAAGGACTACCAACAGCTCTTTTATAAATATGGATTGAGTCGAGGGGTAAAAAAAGAGGAAGGCCCCAAGTGA